From Vibrio aerogenes, a single genomic window includes:
- a CDS encoding D-hexose-6-phosphate mutarotase: MELHNLPVIANLSDNITIVEKEKIKIVRVVHPKATAGIALFGGHVLSYQPAGQPDLLWMSETSLFDSEHPIRGGIPVCWPWFGGISSPNHGFARIQEWQLLEHRESEEGVVVSLGLKSGESTLHIWPYQFELRLHIAVGSDLKVSLEIINTDEKVWNFSGALHSYLNIGDIQKISTTGMGKEYIDKLQNNQICQGEPTLTLTEGIDRIYTAPDAQVQMADPALNRTITVENTGHNSAVLWNPWASLAQQINDMPDDGYKTMFCIESTIFSPCLSAGITLQPGEQHTLTTAISSQNC, encoded by the coding sequence ATGGAACTACATAATTTACCTGTCATCGCAAATCTTTCAGATAACATCACGATTGTAGAAAAAGAAAAAATTAAAATTGTTCGTGTTGTACACCCTAAAGCAACAGCAGGTATCGCTTTGTTTGGTGGTCATGTTCTTTCTTATCAACCGGCGGGACAGCCTGATTTACTCTGGATGAGTGAAACATCACTGTTCGATAGCGAGCACCCGATCCGGGGCGGTATTCCGGTATGCTGGCCATGGTTTGGGGGTATCAGCAGCCCTAATCATGGCTTTGCCCGGATTCAGGAATGGCAGCTGCTTGAGCACAGAGAAAGTGAAGAGGGTGTTGTCGTGAGCCTTGGACTGAAGAGCGGTGAATCAACGCTGCATATCTGGCCGTATCAGTTTGAACTGCGATTGCATATTGCGGTTGGCAGTGATCTGAAAGTGTCACTGGAAATCATCAATACCGATGAAAAAGTCTGGAATTTTTCCGGCGCTCTCCACTCCTACCTCAATATTGGTGATATTCAAAAAATCAGTACAACAGGCATGGGCAAAGAATACATCGATAAACTACAAAATAATCAAATCTGTCAGGGTGAGCCAACACTCACACTGACCGAAGGTATTGATCGCATCTATACCGCGCCTGACGCACAGGTTCAAATGGCCGATCCGGCTTTAAACCGGACCATCACAGTCGAAAATACCGGGCACAATTCAGCCGTTCTGTGGAATCCATGGGCAAGTCTGGCGCAACAGATCAACGACATGCCCGACGACGGCTACAAAACGATGTTCTGTATTGAATCTACCATTTTTTCACCCTGCCTGTCTGCTGGCATCACATTACAGCCAGGTGAACAACATACACTCACGACGGCAATTTCCTCACAGAATTGTTAA
- the rlmA gene encoding 23S rRNA (guanine(745)-N(1))-methyltransferase: protein MSYQCPICHAPLHQNQQRYSCVNNHQFDIAKEGYVNLMPVQHKHSKDPGDNKEMMQARRRFLEQGYYNPMREKVAQRYIESLSLNHGDEPKILDIGCGEGFYTNHIAERLTALHPQAGIYGLDISKTAVRYAAKRYKNCHFCVASSHRLPFADESLDGVLRIYAPCKPEELQRCIRPGGLLMTVTPAARHLYQLKELIYQEVHLHTDPDESGHGFVLESRENLHYTMDMRGEQAHDLLQMTPFAWRASESVKAELHSRTSFQCEADFTLTIYRKTQDIPEQA from the coding sequence ATGTCCTATCAGTGTCCGATTTGTCACGCGCCCCTGCACCAAAACCAACAACGCTATTCCTGTGTGAATAACCATCAGTTTGATATTGCAAAAGAAGGGTATGTTAACCTGATGCCGGTTCAGCACAAACACAGTAAAGATCCAGGTGATAATAAAGAGATGATGCAAGCCAGAAGACGTTTCCTGGAGCAGGGATATTACAACCCGATGCGGGAAAAAGTCGCACAGCGCTACATTGAGTCACTCTCGCTGAACCACGGCGACGAGCCAAAAATTCTGGATATTGGATGTGGTGAAGGATTCTATACCAACCATATCGCGGAACGGCTGACAGCGCTGCATCCTCAGGCCGGTATTTATGGTCTGGACATCTCGAAAACCGCTGTACGCTATGCAGCTAAACGCTATAAAAACTGTCATTTCTGTGTCGCCTCCAGCCATCGCCTGCCCTTTGCTGATGAAAGTCTGGACGGTGTATTGAGAATTTATGCGCCATGCAAACCAGAAGAATTACAACGTTGTATTCGTCCCGGCGGCCTGTTGATGACTGTGACACCTGCAGCCAGACATCTGTATCAACTGAAAGAATTGATTTATCAGGAAGTTCACCTGCATACCGATCCGGATGAATCAGGCCACGGCTTTGTATTAGAATCGCGTGAAAACCTTCATTACACGATGGATATGCGTGGCGAGCAGGCACATGACTTGCTGCAAATGACACCTTTTGCCTGGAGAGCCAGTGAGTCTGTGAAAGCAGAGTTACACAGTCGCACATCATTTCAGTGTGAAGCTGATTTTACACTCACCATCTACCGGAAAACGCAGGATATCCCGGAACAGGCATAA